From Pristiophorus japonicus isolate sPriJap1 chromosome 7, sPriJap1.hap1, whole genome shotgun sequence, one genomic window encodes:
- the LOC139267196 gene encoding uncharacterized protein translates to MVQEVESHWDDLTKGGCGKPTPKADQRIWTEIAEVVSLATNEVREGNQCRKRWNNLVGSARKKLSTMRSMQRRTGVGGPPVPSDITEMEKRVLALVGKHPRTATDASADLGDATSASSAAPGKATETRRWGQESADDPTTSGAAELRLSPINLLRLFSTDESADFGEPASPRSRTHSTPRPSIGPTVIPASTLEVPAPSTSLQGTHLSPERRRPHGGLVGAAGLFHERDMIAERRDSCPGGL, encoded by the exons gaggtcgagtcacactgggatgATTTGACAAAAGGAggctgtgggaagcccaccccaaaggccgaccagaggatatggaccgagatagcagaggtggtctcgttggcgaccaacgaggtgcgtgagggcaaccaatgccgcaaacgatggaacaaccttgtgggatccgcaaga aagaagctatcgacgatgaggtccatgcagaggcgaacgggtgtgggggggccaccagtccccagcgacatcacagagatggagaagcgagtgctagcacttgtggggaagcacccccggacagccacggatgcatctgcagaccttggtgatgccac ctcagccagcagcgcggccccaggcaaggccacagagaccagaaggtgggggcaggagtcagcggacgatcctactacatctggtgctgcagagctccgattgtcgcccatcaatctgttgcgtctgttctccacggatgagagcgcggactttggagaacctgcatcgccacgctccagaacccattctaccccaaggccatctattggtcctacggtcattcccgcttccactctggaggtgccggccccaagcacctctctacagggcacccatttgtccccagaacggcggcgaccccacggaggtctcgtgggcgcagcaggtctgttccatgagcgcgacatgatAGCGGAAAGAAgggacagttgtccaggaggactgtag